One Hydrogenoanaerobacterium saccharovorans DNA segment encodes these proteins:
- a CDS encoding Na+/H+ antiporter NhaC family protein, with product MEAIQVGFLSLLPPIIAISLALITKEVISSLMIGILSGTLIYSLNTGLNPIVGTVDTTFKLMASKIDMNILLFLALLGALVAVVTMAGGSRAYGQWASSKLKSKRSALLATSALGALIFIDDYFNCLTVGTVMKPVTDKYNISRAKLAYIIDATAAPICIIAPISSWAAAIGSNLRVTNAFDSDLAAFVSTIPYNLYAILSIVMVVALSVSNLDFGPMEKAELKAQKGDLGAIDADIQQNTKISDKGRVYDMLIPICALIVFSILAMLYNGGFWGNDPAIAGNIAAAFGNCVAAEALVLGGFAALLVAFVLFVPRKVVSFREFMDGITEGAKSMIPADIILILAWTISGVCRDLLSTGDYVKGIVENSSMPAALIPALIFAIAAFLSFAMGTAWGTFGILIPIVVPVCTAIAPELMVVSLSATLAGSVFGDHCSPISDTTILSSTGASVDHIEHVSTQMPYALTVAVCCFFGYLVAGFTQANVWLTVGFSVILLMVALVVLHKLSLKKITAQA from the coding sequence ATGGAAGCAATACAGGTTGGATTTTTATCCCTTTTGCCTCCCATCATTGCCATCAGCCTTGCACTTATCACCAAAGAGGTCATCTCATCGCTGATGATCGGTATTCTATCGGGTACATTGATTTATTCACTGAACACAGGGCTTAACCCGATTGTAGGCACGGTAGACACCACTTTTAAACTTATGGCAAGCAAAATCGATATGAACATCCTTTTGTTCCTTGCTTTGCTTGGTGCCCTGGTTGCGGTGGTTACCATGGCAGGCGGCTCACGCGCGTATGGCCAGTGGGCAAGCAGCAAACTAAAAAGCAAACGCTCGGCGTTGCTTGCAACCTCAGCACTGGGTGCACTTATTTTTATTGATGACTACTTCAACTGCCTCACTGTTGGCACTGTTATGAAGCCTGTTACCGATAAATACAATATTTCGCGGGCAAAACTGGCTTATATCATTGACGCGACGGCTGCCCCCATTTGCATCATCGCTCCTATATCAAGCTGGGCTGCTGCAATTGGCTCCAATCTGCGGGTTACCAATGCATTCGACAGCGACCTTGCCGCATTCGTATCCACCATTCCTTACAATTTATACGCTATTTTATCAATCGTTATGGTTGTTGCACTATCTGTATCCAATCTGGACTTTGGACCAATGGAAAAGGCAGAATTGAAAGCCCAAAAAGGCGACCTTGGTGCCATTGATGCTGACATACAGCAAAACACAAAAATTTCTGATAAGGGAAGAGTTTATGATATGCTCATCCCCATTTGTGCGCTGATTGTATTTTCTATTTTGGCTATGCTTTACAACGGCGGTTTTTGGGGCAACGACCCTGCCATTGCCGGGAATATCGCTGCCGCGTTCGGCAATTGTGTAGCGGCAGAAGCACTGGTGCTCGGCGGTTTTGCCGCGCTGTTGGTAGCATTTGTTTTGTTTGTACCGCGTAAAGTAGTTTCTTTCCGTGAGTTTATGGACGGCATTACCGAAGGTGCAAAATCCATGATTCCGGCAGATATCATCTTAATTTTGGCTTGGACCATCAGCGGTGTTTGCCGTGATTTGCTCTCTACCGGCGATTATGTTAAAGGCATTGTAGAAAACAGCAGTATGCCTGCGGCACTTATCCCCGCACTCATCTTCGCTATTGCAGCATTTCTTTCGTTTGCAATGGGCACCGCATGGGGCACATTCGGTATCCTCATCCCCATTGTTGTACCTGTATGCACAGCAATTGCGCCGGAACTCATGGTAGTCTCGCTTTCTGCAACGCTGGCAGGTTCGGTATTCGGCGACCATTGCTCGCCCATATCCGATACAACCATTCTATCCTCTACCGGTGCAAGCGTAGACCATATCGAGCATGTATCAACCCAAATGCCCTATGCGCTAACGGTAGCGGTATGCTGCTTCTTCGGCTATTTGGTTGCAGGCTTTACCCAAGCCAATGTATGGCTTACTGTGGGATTTTCCGTAATCCTGTTAATGGTTGCTCTGGTTGTTCTTCATAAACTTTCGTTGAAGAAAATTACAGCCCAAGCATAG
- the cls gene encoding cardiolipin synthase, with product MKKIIKFLFSRMVIVGLLIAVQLAFIVVLILSLSEKWVYVFWGLQVASLFVVLWIISKTDNPSYKLAWCISILLLPLFGGLFYLMFGNKSLNKKLKTKIADYAYDQYHHFDENEKIHSELQEYNPLLYRQSEYITRISGFPACKNTEASYFPLGEDKWVVLLQELKKAKKFIFMEYFIVRQGKMWDPVYEILKQKSAEGVEVKFMYDDLGSIQTLPTGYDKIMRKAGIEVTVFNPFRPRLTSAMNYRDHRKITVIDGNVGFCGGINLADEYINAYEKHGHWKDTAVVLRGEAVRNLTLMFIHLWEFSNDISIDLDRYMPTERYESDGYIQPFGDSPIDDYNVAENAYMQMINCAKKYVYITSPYLILDNEMITALCLAAQSGIDVRIITPHIADKWYVHMVTQSYYAQLIQSGVKIYEYTPGFIHAKMFVCDDEIAIVGTTNMDYRSFYLHFECGVSFYRSSIVGEVKRDILNTIAISQEITLEASRGIKRRFRLTRSILRGFAPLM from the coding sequence ATGAAGAAGATAATCAAATTTCTCTTTAGCAGAATGGTTATTGTAGGGCTGCTGATTGCGGTTCAGCTTGCATTTATCGTTGTTCTGATTTTATCCCTCAGCGAAAAATGGGTTTATGTTTTTTGGGGGCTTCAAGTTGCCAGCCTCTTTGTCGTTCTATGGATTATTTCAAAAACAGACAACCCCTCTTACAAATTAGCTTGGTGTATCTCTATTCTTCTGCTGCCATTGTTCGGGGGATTGTTCTACTTGATGTTCGGTAACAAAAGCCTGAACAAAAAACTAAAAACTAAAATTGCCGATTACGCATACGATCAGTACCATCACTTTGATGAAAATGAAAAAATTCACAGCGAACTGCAGGAGTACAATCCTCTGCTTTACCGCCAGTCGGAATATATTACGCGCATTTCGGGCTTTCCTGCATGCAAAAATACCGAGGCTTCGTATTTTCCGCTCGGAGAAGATAAGTGGGTTGTTTTGCTGCAAGAACTTAAAAAAGCAAAAAAGTTCATTTTTATGGAGTATTTTATCGTTCGGCAGGGTAAGATGTGGGACCCTGTATATGAAATTTTAAAACAAAAATCCGCTGAGGGCGTTGAAGTAAAATTTATGTACGATGACCTGGGTTCAATACAAACCCTCCCCACTGGTTACGATAAAATTATGCGCAAAGCAGGCATTGAGGTAACGGTATTTAATCCGTTTCGCCCGCGCCTTACCAGCGCAATGAACTACCGCGACCATCGAAAAATTACTGTGATTGACGGCAATGTAGGCTTTTGCGGGGGGATTAACCTTGCCGATGAATATATTAATGCTTACGAAAAACACGGCCACTGGAAAGATACTGCCGTGGTTTTGCGGGGGGAAGCAGTACGCAACTTAACCCTGATGTTTATCCACCTTTGGGAGTTCAGCAACGATATCAGCATCGATTTAGACCGTTATATGCCAACCGAAAGATATGAAAGTGACGGATATATTCAGCCGTTTGGCGACAGCCCCATTGATGACTATAATGTAGCTGAAAATGCTTATATGCAAATGATTAACTGTGCAAAAAAATACGTCTACATCACTTCACCTTATCTAATACTGGATAATGAGATGATTACAGCACTTTGCCTTGCTGCACAAAGCGGCATAGACGTGCGTATTATTACCCCTCACATAGCGGACAAGTGGTATGTTCATATGGTAACACAATCCTACTATGCCCAGCTCATACAGTCCGGCGTAAAGATTTATGAATATACCCCCGGATTTATCCATGCAAAAATGTTTGTATGTGATGATGAGATTGCCATTGTAGGCACTACCAACATGGATTACCGAAGCTTTTACCTGCACTTTGAATGCGGTGTTTCGTTTTATCGCTCATCCATAGTGGGAGAGGTAAAACGAGATATTCTCAACACCATTGCTATTTCGCAAGAAATCACGCTTGAAGCGTCTCGAGGCATTAAGCGGCGATTTCGTCTCACGCGTTCTATACTGCGTGGATTTGCCCCCTTGATGTAG